The Engystomops pustulosus chromosome 2, aEngPut4.maternal, whole genome shotgun sequence genomic interval CAAGAGGCCACTgcgaggggggtgggggtggcccTCATCATACGTGAGGGCGCAATAAATTCCCACCATTGAGTCTGGAAGAGTGAGAGGCTTAGCAGCCCCCCAATCTGGCTCATCtggcattgcagtatatggtataagTGATCAGTGCACCCCAGACTGTTTAGCATAATTATATGCTGCAATTTCGCTGTAAAAATGTTACAATAAATAAGTCCTGAGAAGAACAATTCCTCAGGGACTGGTTAGTAGGActaatctaccatcagtaaaaccgAGAGTAAAAAACAAATGGGCTGCAGTGTTAAAAATATTAAGGGATTTCCATGTTATGGACCTACCATGTTACCATGAAATCGGGCACCCATCGCTGAGCAACACAGGAAGTACTATTCTTTTTAGTCTTAGTGGTAAGAATACCATTAAGGTTTCTTTAGTGTTTTCTTTTTGCTAGTTTCTTTGCTTCACCTAATTTATTGGATTTTTTCAAAGGTATTTACCATTTATTTTACTAGATGAAGGAACTGAATCATTACCTTGAAGCTGAAAAGTCTTGCCGGACAGACTTAGAAATGTATGTAGCTGTCCTGAATACGCAGAAGTCTGTCCTGCAAGAGGACGCCGAGAAGCTACGAAAAGAGTTACATGAAGGTATTTATTGTAAAACTTCTAGCTTTATTTCTTGAGTACAAATAGTACAAACTCTTCAAGTTGTTCTCTTCTGTGCTGCATAGTAAAGGTTTGATGTCCTAATGTTAAATGCTGTAAAGCATCTGGGCAGCAATATGCCTAAATaatgtgtaaaaatatatatatatattttttttattcatgctATAGATAAAGAACAATACAAATTTTATAACGGGTATGCTGGCCCATAATGACATGCAATACAAAGATGCCACTTCCTACTTGGTCTTTAGTACCAAGAACTTTTTGTGATTAATTAAATGATAAAGTATTTTGaacaaaattaaaacatttattgGCGATGGCATGTTTGTGTATTAGATGTTCCGTGACAGTCAAGTATATGAACAGTAAAAATACGACTGTAGTATTATGTAAGTAAGTAACCTTTTTAATCCAACTTATCCCTCATGTACACAAACATGGCTTGGCCTTAATCTGTTAGTTCAGTTATTTTCACAAATAAGTGTGTGAGCTGTAACTCAAACTTTCAAATAGCTGTCTTATGTGGGCTGTCTGTATTTTCAGATGAGTTGCTAGGGAATGCAATTGTTAGTATTCGAGGAGTTGGGACAAGCTAGTCACTTCATCTGTCAGCCTTggctttggttttttttttcgcTAGTTCCCAAAATGGGACAAACGCATGAGACGCAGACTGCTTTCTGTTTTTCTAGACAAAGTGCTCAGTTAACGATGGCCTACTGGTGAGCCAAACTGCAAGAACGACCACTTTTGCAGTCCAAGAAAAACTCTTGTTTGTGTACATTAGGCCTTTCCTTGTACATCTTTAGTGCAATCTGGAGTAACTCTTCTTGTTTCTTTGGCAGTATGTCATCTCCTGGAGCAAGAAAGGCAGCAGCATAATCAGCTGAAACACACATGGCAGAAAGCAAATGATCAGTTTCTGGAGTCCCAGCGATTGATGATGCGAGACATGAAGCGTATGGAGGCTGTATTGACAACAGAGCAGCTTCGACAGGTTGAAGAAAGGAAAAAGAAAGATCAGGTTGGTTGCtcgtaattaaagggaacctttcaccacatttttcacaaatacagctagtggcaggttcctatagagccctagtaactatctgacatccttcttttaattaaaaattgtttcctttacaTACCAATGTAATCATagtataaacttgcctggtatctagacCTCAATGGAGCAAGCCAGGGGAATTTGGCCTAATGTCATGGTACCaggctgacatcatcacaggtcctatagccttTTACATTCACAGATTGTACCCCATgaacatatctgaccacattaaaaaaatcacagcatgcctttgtggacttctaatcctctccatgcagactgctgtgatttcaagagatatatgcttggtgtacagtttgctaatgttatgaGGCTAAagaacctgcgatgatgtcacatgacattacaagAATGAGCTGCTTGATTCAGCCCATGAGGCCGTGCCCACTTCAACTTGCTAAAGATATCCCTGGATTCcagataaaattataaaattgaatatatgggaatctgatgggaatgatttttagctaaaagaagggtctcTGTTTGTTACTAGGGCTCTTTGGGAAcccgccactagctgtatttgtggttccctttaaggcctttTTCACACTGTGATGGAGCGTTATCCAGCCGGACAGTTTGCGGACAGATATGTCCCCATAGAAGCCTATTGCGCCCGACCACAGTACGGTCACCACACACACGTGTTTCACTGCACCatgcatgggaaaaagatagagcatgctctatcttttcccagatCTACGGCCAGGCACCATGCCTTGCTATGGAGAGTAAAGGGGTGAGCAACGCTCTGGCgagcatatgttcgtgtgaaagaAGCCTAAGAAAGGATACAGATTTGGAAATTGGCATAATGGAGTTTAAAGGATTAGCACATTTAAAATATTGCTTCTGTTAGATTATAGCACTGCCTGTTTACTCAAGAGTTTTCTTGAATTGCTGCTTGTCTACATTTTCTTCAGTGGAGTTTTAGTTCCAGACACAACCCTTGGATAGGTGTGGTTCTGTTTCtgtaagaaagcagccatgttttccttATTCTGTAAACGCCTATGATTGAGCTGAGCAGAAATACCATACACAAAGCCATGTTTTTGCTCCATTTGAACATATGTGTGGTAAAATTGCTTgtatttgaaggaaatctaccattaaaatttgCCCTTTCCCCTAccttgtctgatgtaatctcccaACATAGGAAGTTAAGGCACATAGTGGTGGGGTCcagcacagtgtaaaagcctgagAAGCTAGAGCATAACACTCCTCAGAGTccttccggctcattagcataattttaaacataatTAGCTatagttaacaaatataagaaatttaCCACAGTTTTAACGCCAGGCCCTGCGAGCAAGTGCCctcgatttatcatgcttgattttgatagtaaatttcctttaatgaaaacaAATAGCTTGTATCAATTCGTTTTTAGGCTCTAGTTTCTTAATGTTGCATTAATGTATGTTTGTGTTGACTAGGTTGTCATTACTTACAGGAGGAAGATGAGCAAAGAAATCGGAATCGTAAAGAAGGAACGCAGAAAGAGGATGAAGAGACAAATGTGCTTGGAACAGTAACTCACAATGAAATGCTTCCAAACCTCCTTAGCCAAGAGGTTATTATGTTTAATTAATCTACTAAACTGTAGCTTGGTACAATAGTTTGTCTTTACTCTGCCTTACTTGGCCTACTATTTTAGGGGTGTTGTGTATAAGTATATTATGATAGTTTGTTCTAGAACCATCTTTATTGTATTAGACGTATATTATTTAGGACCAAAAAACATGGCAGTGGTTGATCTGTGAGTCGGGGTGTAATATCCTTACATCCTGCTCCGTatgccatgaaaagataggacatgtcctatcttttcacggggtacgaagcggtatggtgctgcaccgtgctcccattgctgtctatgggggatgtttatcggccgtatatacgtcggccttaTTGACGtctcccatacggcagtgtgaatgtagtcttaagaaactaaaaaaaaaaagtgtttcctGTCAGTGGGGGCAAACACCAGTacatcagtgttcttggtttataattatggatcctggtggtagatgtcctttaagaacatcCTAGTTATAAACGAACATCTCTGTCCcatgtgaccactggtgaagctctttggatgctggtAATCTACTAAACTTTAGTCCCATGCTGGAATGGTTAAGACTTATGAAGAgttaatctttgttcccatgaaagtccaaaattatgaaaatcgtATTGTCATAGGGACAAAATATTACGTTGGGGTTATACTTGCAAAATataacagttccgacttgcatgcaaattcaacttaaaagcaaacctacagaacctttcttgtatgtaatccggggaatGCCTGTAGTTTTATCTGCTTTCCACCCTGTTTGGGTGCTTCTTATAGATTTTGTTTGCTATGGTTAATCAGCTAGAATCCACACGTAACCAATTCCTCACTGGCTCTTCATGCACCTCATCCATGATGGACTGCCGATGGATGTGCCCAGTCATATAGCATGTAGTGGTGTATACATCATTACATGGGGGAATTGAGTACCCTAACGGTCCCTCCTACTATTTAAACTTCTTTCTCCATACCGTCCCTGTATTCTGAAAAACATTAGAAAAAAGTTCCATATCTTTAGTATGCCATGTAATGTCTTTACACAAAAATGCAACTTGTTACATGTAAATGATGATGCAGGGCTTACTTCAATTATTGCCATGATGCTGCATTGGAATAAATAAATGATACTGGTTAACtatatatatgtttttctttTAGGGTCTATTGAATAGTTCTCATGGCTCAATCCATTCCTTAGATGCTGACTTGGCATTACATGAAGGAGAATGTTTTGGTAAACAGGAGGACTTATTTAAGGATGGACTTCGGAGAGCCCAGTCTACAGACAGTTTAGGTGCATCTGGGCCATTGCAGGCAAAAACTCTGGGCTTTAATAACAAAGCTAAATCGGCTGGGAATCTTGATGAATCGGATTTTGGCCCTCTAGTTGGAGCTGATTCTGTGTCTGAAAATTTTGACACTTCTTCCCTTGGATCTTTGCACATGCCAAGTGGATTCATATTAACCAAAGATCAAGAGAAAGCAATCAAAGCCATGACTCCTGAGCAGGAAGAGACCGCTTCACTTCTTTCAAGTGTCACTCAGATTATGGAGAGTGCATATGTGCCTCCTTCTGGTTATCGTCTGGTCAGTGAGACAGAGTGGAACCTGCTGCAGAAAGAGGTAACATTATTACAATTCATTCTTGTAACTTCTGTGTAGATTCATCTAAATTTGGCTTTTATTTCTTTAATACAACAGAATCAGCAATCAGTGATTTAACACATCTTTTTACTTGTTACTTTAAAGTAGTACACACAATAAGTGATCCTAAAAGTGTGTCAactttaaaacaaaaatacaaatagTAATCAAAAAGGGAAGCCTAGCTGGAAAACATTGTAAGTAGAGCATGAAACGGTTTTATTAATTTTCCAATTCAGTTGAATGGAATCTCTAGTTACTACGGGGTTATCTAGATGGAGATGAATCCTGGGCATGTAAGTCCATAATCGTCCATAGAAACATGACACCCGCCCTTACAAGTGCACTCCCACAGCTTGCCCTAGCAGGAGTGGTCTGCTCTCCCCAGATTCCCCAGAGGGCCAGGTGCATTAGAGGAAAACAAAAAGATTTTAGAACTATTGGGGCCAATCACCACTTGTTGGTATAACTTGGATGGAAAAGTAGGAAGAACACACCTCTGTTGTATAGCAGAGGGGAACTATCCTTATGAATACCCCTCAGGGAATCCCAGAGTACCAACCTCCCTGACTGAAAATTGTCTCCTGGGTGAAGACCCTGGTCCCAGCTCACAGGGATTTATTCAACCTCTCCATATTCATGGATCTTGTTATTCATGTTTCCAGTGTTTTTGtcccaaaaaaacatatttagggttgccccaatgtgtttcccaCGTGTCATTTGCAACTTGCTAAGTAGATAAGCCCCTTTAAACTATTTCTTATTTCACATATATAACGTGTTGTTGTACTTCAGAACAcactgggaaatatacaaatcaATTTTCCAGGATGGCTTCCCTACACAGTAGCCAACAGAAGcaatgttttccttttcccatcctggaaaacgtaatTGCGGATAGAATCCCCTTGTGGGGCGTCCATGGCTGGAAGTCTCGAAACGCCTGCAAGGTGGCATCAATTGGCAAAGTCAAGCTCTTACTTCTTGACCATTGAGAACACACTTGTAAGGCAGATTTTTAATAAGTGTCGTAGAGTgagagtgcagagttagactaggcAGTGTTTctggtgctgggtgataaatctggtgcagataaGACTACACGTCCTATTACTTGGCTTACTTTTCGCCAGAtaattaggacaaaattctgaCAGGTAAGCAGTACTTTTGGCGCACTGATATTTTTGGAACAAAGCTACGCCCTTTTTTTAACAGGCTATGCTCCTTTTGTCAAGTTTAATTGTAggggagccagaaaactgtctacaaccctttataaatgtggcacagacagtTTTTAGCACAAACTATGACataattctgataaatctccccccccccccccattgtatttaaATTTCTCACAGCAGCCAAGAATTCAGATAAGGGTAGTGTCCCCTCCAATACTGTGATTTCTATTCACAGCAGCGTCCCTAGCAGTTGCTGATCTAGTGCATGTACTGTCAGCATTTCCACCATAAGCACGTGCAGCATTGAACAGGAAGACCTCTCCATGTCATGTTTATTTTAATCgtaggtcattaaccccttaagaacatgGCATAAAATGACATCCGGGAcagacttttttacattttttttcctgctcgAATTCCAAaagataactttttttattttctatttgacatgggcataataataataataataataataattcttttatttatatagcgcacacagattacgcagcgctgcacaagcatgtcaaattggtccctgtccccatggggctcacaatctaaacagcctaacagtatgttttggagtgtgggaggaaaccggagtacccggaggaaacccacgcaaacacggagagaacatacaaactctttgcagatgttgacctgagtgggattcgaacccaggaccccagtactgcaaggcagaagtgctactcactccgccACCGTGCCTATAAGGGCTTGATTTTTGCGGGAAGATTCTAAATgttatggtaaaaatagcatgaGGATTCAAACCctacagaataaaacagctgtttttccgctttgttttttattttaaacattttcttagttcacagtacagcataataaacatgatataattattctataggttagtacggttaaggagataccaaacatgtacaggtttACTACTTAGGCAAATGAGGTTTCCATAAAAAGgagtttttatttgctttagtgtcaccatattctgagagctataacttttttgttcctcaatcaaaagagagttattagggcttgtttattgtgTGGCAAAGGTAACGGTTAGATTGGCACTATTTtagggtacatctgactttttgatcgctttctattacatttttttggaagGTAGGAAgtactaaaattgcaatttttagttTTAACACCTGACAATACggatataataatgtaatagatgCTGGGCCAAGGATGCTACAGACACAATACCAATTTTGTGTTTAGAGGGTCATTGATAGAACttcggctgccatggcaacccccTGGCACACCACAATCACACTGCGGGGGGCCAGGGGAGTGACAGAGGGAACCTTGTTGCTCTCCTTAGCTGCTGCGTTCGTACCCGATTGCGGCAGTTAAGGAGTTGAACTGCCTGTTACAGAGCGATCTCCATGTCGGGCAGACGCAGCTGTATGCAACAGCCGCTCTCCTGCTGCGCACCTCACTGGCAAAAAAGATATAAAATCTATATCGTCTAGCatccttaaagggctattcccttTTCAGcaagtaatggatattgtttgaataatgaaaagttatacaagtttccaatatatcaattccttgtggttttttttagatctctgcttgctggaagtctatagaaagcttcattgtttatttctagtggacagaaatctgaccatggtcacacaggtgcacggctcgttatatcaaacAGAGTAATTAGAGatttgtgatataacgagccgtgcacctgtgtgaccatggacagatttctatccactggatgtaaacaatgaagctttctatagacttacaacaagcagagattttggaaatggtgaggaattcatacagaaagtatattgggaaatgttatttttcatcatacaaacaataacatttaatttgcagaagtgggaaaacccctttaagcagttaaGGGTCTATTGCATAATAGGAAATTTATTGTCTATTTAGCATAAAATGTAATTCCAAGCAATGTATCGACAAAGAAAAAACACAGATTATGAGATTGATGTCAGATTACTGTGTAATGATATCTGTGTAATCCTAAAATATTGAATTTCAGCAGCAATGAGTTGATAGCTTTGCACGTTTATATAATGTCATATGGAAACATATTGCCATTTTCACATGTCAATAGTCTTATTAAATGTGTTTCAGGTGCAAACAGCGGGTAACAAACTGGGAAGACGCTGTGATATGTGTTCAAATTATGAAAAGCAGCTGCAAGGGATCCAGACGCAGGAGGCAGAAACTAGGGATCAAGTGAGTTCACATGCACGCAGATAAAACGGATGCTTTCCTAACACTACATCGGACACTTTATAGAGAGGCATCTTTAATATGTCGGTAATGCTTAATCAGCAGTAAGTACAATACAGTATGTTCATTTTGTATTCATGGCTGCACTTTTTGGTCAGGTAAAAAAGCTCCAGATGATGCTGAGACAAGCAAATGATCAGTTTGACAAAACCATAAAGGAAAAGCAAGAACTTGAGGACTACATGAAACAAAACACAGAGGAAACAACTAATCATGTAAGTGTGATAGAACTGTCTTATCTACTCTCAGTACATAGTTGCGCCCCCTTATCCCTTGTGGGTGCTGAGGAAAGGGATCTAACCAGTTACAATATCCAAAGTAAAATCCAAGCACACCAATTGAGTGAAATGCCTTAGCCTGCGCAGCGGCATTCTGTGTTTGACAATCTACACATGTTGCTGATTTTCGCTCTGAAAATCCACATGAAAATCTGCATCTAATATTCATggttttttaatgatattttagGTGCAGATTGGTGTTATTTATAGTTATGGTGTTTTCTTTTTTACCTGTTCTGACTTGATTTCAAGCAAAGATCTGCTTTTAATTCTGGTGCTGAATTGATACAGATTTCTCGCAGATTGGATGCTGATTTTGAACTTCCCGTAGACTTCAATGTAGGAAAAAAAGACATGCAAAAATCTGCAAGCATGTACAGTGATGTGACatcatcattattttattttccacattGATCAACAACTTCCGTGCAGGAAAAAATCATATTCTACATTGCTTTATTCAAAAGAATAGCCTTTACTTTCTAGTTGTACTCTTCTCTCTTAGCCTACAGATATGTTTCAGATTGTGGGTGGAATCGGAATTGTACTACTTGCAAGGATCATGTATTTGCTACCAACTGAAATTTTCAAGGAAGCAGAGCATTCAGATGTAGTAATGTAAATGTATTCACCAAAAgtaaagctacgtttcggctcatCCAAGGAGCCATTTTGAATTGGAAATTGCTCCATGGATGAGCTAAAATGTTTTACCTTTCACTTTTGGTGAATAAATTTACATTACTACTAGGgggtaattttttttccattgtctGCACAAACTGTGGAACTGGGTTGGTTAGAGGCGTGCACCCTTCTTTTGCACTATATCCCTATTGTTCATTGTGCTGCGCTGCTCTATTTCTGTTGGCTCATATTTGCTACCTATTGAGATTCCTTTCTGTGTCTTTCATTTAGATATCATCTCTCACACAGAGAGCTGAGGAATCAGAAACTTTACTTACAGACTTGCAACAAGCTTTCTCTCTGGCAAAGAGAAGTGTTCAGGAGCAAATGGTAATAACATGAAAATAATaaagtgcagtattatagtaaattgtTCAATGTTGCAAAATCTCATGTTACACTGAAATTCATGAATTCGTTACATATTAAAGTCTTGAATCTCTCATTTTCAGGATGTTCTTATGCAGTCAAGGGAACAGGTCTCTGAAGAGTTGACCAGGTTACAGAAGGACAACGAGAGTCTTCAAGGAAAGCATGGTCTGCATGTATCCCTCCAGCAAGCAGAAAACTTCATCCTTCCTGATACCATTGAGGTATTATGATTTGCATTTTTGAGGAGCTGCCTCATGCAGTTCTTTGGTAGAAATAGCATGCATCTTTCTTGGCcaacatgtatttaaaaagttcGGTTACTTGCAAACTTACTTgtgttgtactttttttttccctctgtttTATTTTATAGGGAACTCTTCCACCAGtgtcaaggattgtaaactaggCACACTTGCATGGATGTATGTGCCTTCTCTGGTAGGATccactcttttagcttcttaggaacttgtttttccaaaaaatggAATCATTTTTAAAGCTTTAAAAGTCATAAGCTAAAATAAGAATgggtcctgtcagagggggcacacacagcaTGTGCGCctcgtttacaatccttgatcctggtgttgGATATCCTTTTACAGCTTGTATGATAGTCTTCAGTCCAGATAGTTATTAAGATGTGTCCCTAACATGCCAGCAGCTGAATTGAGGGGGTAGGGGCAGATGAGATTTAATTGTCATATTTAAGGAGCTTTATTTAATTTTACTACTCTGAAAAAAGTTTTGCATATTTTCGCTTGTATCTACTGGCTTAGAAGAGAACACTACTGAGGTTGGTACAGCATCTCTGGCACCAAGTTTCCTGCATGATGAAATTGCCAAGAGACACATGCCTTCCATAGAGGTCACAAAGTCCTATTACCGCTGATGTTAAACAAGCTGCTGCCACTGTTAACTATATACTTATAGTACATCAGAACTAAAGTAGGGATATATCTGCCAATGTGGGGTTGGGGTGTTTCCTTTCCTCTGATCTACTGATGCATCTGTTTCAATTTTGGTTTTCATTTGTTACGAAGTTTTCTCTGATTCTATTTGATTGGACATTTGCCTTcttggcaaaaaaaaacaacagacagtTAGTCCTTAGTACATAAATTATACAGAACTGCCCATCCCTCCCCAACTTTGCAGGCATACAACTTGTCCAAGGTTCATGAATTTTTTTCACTCTAGAGGCAAGGCAGTCCCCACAAATAGTCATATACAGAGAATGACTAAGCTCCAGTACAATGTATGACTATGCTCAATGACCCAAAGCAGACAGTTGGTGACTAAGACTCCCTTGTAGTTCAAGGAGTGCCCTCCTCGGTAAACCCGTTGTGTCCATCCTCCCATTTTTTTGGGCGCTTCAGCTATACCCCCTACTCAAGTCTTATAAGGTTACTGACCTTTTGAATAAATTCCTGTCCTGTAGGAGGAGAACTTTAGATTGACCTGCCAGCGATAACTTTACGGGCTATATATAAAAGCTTTAGTATACATTGTTTAGTTATAATAGCAACATGATCTATTTCAATAATTACCTCCCTCCTGAATTTTGAACATTGAGGGCAATTAGAATCTGGGCAAACAACTACCCTATGGATTAGATTTGGAATCTTGTAGACTCTATGTAAGAACTTTATCTCCGATACCCGCTGGGCTTGTGATGGGGAAAGCAAATGTACTCTCTAGCACCCAAATCTGCCTCCCACTTTTCCTTAATAGAAACTGAGTGACTTTTCAAATACTTTTCCAAAAGCCGACTATAGATCACTTAGATCACCGCTCTATTTGTACCTTCTGCCACTATAAACTTCAGTATGTAGTTTGTCGTAATAGTTATGGGAGCCTGCCTCCTCATTGTATCATAGGCATGCCTCTTTGTGACATTGACCCGGTCTctcatctgagctgctgttaacctgtgatttctgaggctggtgactcggatgaacttatcctctccagctgaggtgactcttggtcttcattTCCTCGTGTGACCcaatttctttgtagcgcttgatggtttttgcaactgcacttggggagacTTTcacagttttcccagtttttcggactgactgaccttcatttcttaaagtaatgatggccactcgtttttcttttctttttctttttttttagccATAATGCAAATTCTAACATTCtattcagctgtgtatccacctgacttctgcacaacacaactgatttataaggcaagaaatcccacttattaaacatgACAGGACACACTTGCGGTGTgaaaaccatttcaggtgactacttctttaagctcatcaagagaatgccaagagtgtgcaaagcagtaatcaaagcaaaaggtggctactttgaagaacctaggacATAAGACatgttttcagttgtttcacacttttttgttaagtacatAATTCAGCTTGTGTTaaatcatagttttgatgccttcagtgtgaatccacAATTTTTGTCAGGAGAAtatagaaaactctttgaatgagaaggtccaAACTTGTGGTCAGTACTATATATCCAGGGGTTAGGAATtgacagcccctcccccccccccccccttgtccttTTCCCTTTTATTGGGTTTTAATTTTGTTTCTGGGAtaggactttttttttccataggaGATCTCTGAAAGATCTCCTTTTAACATACACCCGAAACTGGAGCCATAAAGGTGTGTTGTTCAATGTGAACAAGAATTGTGGCATTAGCACCATTTTTTAAGGTTTCTCTTGCCAATCATACAAAATGGCAGACGAAACCACACGTTTATTTTATCTCTACGTTTTCCCATAAGTGGCCCCAGATTGTCTTCCACGTAATCTTGAGGAGGGGGGTGGGGACCACAATCCCCAGATACTTGAATTTGTTTACTATACACAAGGGGTTGTCATAGACCAGAGAGCGCACCGGTAGTGCTGTGAGCGTTAGCAGTACAGACTT includes:
- the RABEP1 gene encoding rab GTPase-binding effector protein 1, producing the protein MAEPGRDATADAALQKRVEELEVMNAEYLQIKAQLEQEFNQKRAKFKELYLAKEEDLKRQHAIVQSSQEEIAQLTLQLSQAQAEMENIKAIATVSENTKQEAIDEVKKQWQEEVASLQAIMKETLQEYELQFHRRLEQERGQWGQYRESVEREIAELRRRLSEGQQEENLENDMKKAQEDAEKLRSVVMPMEKEIGALKEKLLEAEEKIKELEASKMKELNHYLEAEKSCRTDLEMYVAVLNTQKSVLQEDAEKLRKELHEVCHLLEQERQQHNQLKHTWQKANDQFLESQRLMMRDMKRMEAVLTTEQLRQVEERKKKDQEEDEQRNRNRKEGTQKEDEETNVLGTVTHNEMLPNLLSQEGLLNSSHGSIHSLDADLALHEGECFGKQEDLFKDGLRRAQSTDSLGASGPLQAKTLGFNNKAKSAGNLDESDFGPLVGADSVSENFDTSSLGSLHMPSGFILTKDQEKAIKAMTPEQEETASLLSSVTQIMESAYVPPSGYRLVSETEWNLLQKEVQTAGNKLGRRCDMCSNYEKQLQGIQTQEAETRDQVKKLQMMLRQANDQFDKTIKEKQELEDYMKQNTEETTNHISSLTQRAEESETLLTDLQQAFSLAKRSVQEQMDVLMQSREQVSEELTRLQKDNESLQGKHGLHVSLQQAENFILPDTIEELHELVLKYREDIIGVRTAADHLEEKLKAEILFLKEQIQAEQCQKENIEETLQIEIENCKEEIASISSLKVELDRIKVEKEQLETTLQKKTKELEEIQELKTSLEEQLRKETTSKTSLEQLLFEEKNKAQRLQTELDVSEQVQRDFVKLSQTLQVQLERIRQTESIEAIRAILNDTKLTDINQLPET